In one Alnus glutinosa chromosome 12, dhAlnGlut1.1, whole genome shotgun sequence genomic region, the following are encoded:
- the LOC133852020 gene encoding putative calcium-transporting ATPase 13, plasma membrane-type, with product MCSQEQCSVSKTHKRRCRSAFTAIYFTRVLLSLSKKVIDKNGPLLRTLSFVAIDMQPPDHEQYSSLFLNVDPKILSDMVREKDFDSLTHFGGVKELVSVLETAVKDGINGSQADVIRRKNAFGANKYQKPPAKSFLSFVIEALKDTTIIILLACAVLSLAFGIKQDGWRDGWYDGGSIIVAVVLVVAVSAVSNFKQSRQFDKLSTKRSDIRVEVVRGGRRWPISIFEVVVGDIVCLKIGDQIPADGLFLEGHSLKVDESSMTGESDHVEIHETRNPFLLSGTKITDGCGFMLVTSVGMNTVWGEMMGSINGGLDEETPLQARLNKLASYIGKVGLAVAALVLAVMLIRYFTGNTQDDRGNREFNGSKTKFDDVLNAVVNIVAAAVTIIVVAIPEGLPLAVTLTLAYSMKRMMADNAMVRKLSACETMGSATTICTDKTGTLTLNEMKVTEFWLGKEAVKDESSLDMQGNVLKLLQQAVGLNTTGTVYKPNSASVPEISGSPTEKAILSWAFFNLGMNMEEVQKNHEIIHVEAFNSVKKRSGVLVKSNSENTTRTHWKGAAEMILTSCSSYYDKAGMLKAIDAEERLQLESIIKNMAAKSLRCIAFAYKEMGEESRQVLENLEENGLILLGLVGMKDPCRQGVRTAVESCRAAGVNIKMITGDNVNTARAIAIECGILNPDGDLGNEAVLEGVQFRNYSPEERMEKINKISVMARSSPFDKLLMVQCLKQKGHVVAVTGDGTNDAPALKEADIGLSMGIQGTEVAKESSDIVILDDNFESVVTVLRWGRCVYNNIQKFLQFQLTVNVAALVINFVAAVSSGKIPLTAVQLLWVNLIMDTLGALALATEKPSNDLMAKPPVGRSEPLITRIMWRNLTAQALYQITILLVLQFKGRSIFGVDEKVNSTLIFNTFVFCQVFNEFNARKLERKNIFTGLLENKLFLAIIGITIVLQSVMVEILKRFANTERLDWGQWGACIGLAALSWPIGWLVKCIPVSPKLLANQRASAS from the exons ATGTGCAGTCAAGAACAGTGCTCAGTCTCCAAGACCCACAAGCGGAGGTGTCGGTCGGCTTTCACAGCCATATACTTCACTAGGGTTCTTCTCTCTTTGTCCAAGAAAGTAATTGACAAGAATGGCCCTCTCTTGCGCACCCTCTCTTTCGTTGCCATTGATATGCAGCCACCCGATCACGAGCAATATTCCTCCTTGTTTCTCAACGTTGATCCCAAAATATTAAGTGACATGGTAAGGGAGAAAGACTTCGACTCTTTGACTCACTTTGGAGGGGTTAAAGAACTCGTTTCAGTTCTTGAAACGGCTGTAAAAGATGGCATTAATGGTAGCCAGGCTGATGTTATACGTAGGAAGAATGCTTTTGGTGCCAATAAATACCAAAAGCCACCAGCAAAAAGCTTTCTTAGCTTCGTCATTGAAGCACTAAAAGATACAACAATAATCATTCTTTTGGCATGTGCTGTACTCTCTCTAGCCTTTGGTATCAAACAAGATGGGTGGAGAGATGGGTGGTACGACGGTGGGAGTATCATTGTTGCTGTCGTTTTGGTTGTCGCGGTGTCTGCCGTGAGCAACTTTAAGCAATCGAGGCAATTTGACAAGCTTTCAACGAAGAGAAGTGATATAAGAGTAGAAGTTGTGAGAGGTGGGAGGCGCTGGCCTATATCGATCTTTGAAGTTGTTGTCGGCGACATTGTCTGCTTGAAGATTGGCGATCAGATTCCGGCAGATGGGTTGTTCTTGGAAGGGCATTCCTTGAAGGTGGATGAGTCTAGCATGACTGGTGAAAGCGACCACGTTGAGATCCATGAAACAAGAAATCCCTTTTTGCTCTCCGGCACAAAG ATAACAGATGGCTGTGGTTTCATGCTTGTGACTTCTGTGGGCATGAACACTGTGTGGGGCGAGATGATGGGTTCAATAAACGGTGGCTTGGATGAGGAGACGCCACTGCAGGCACGCCTGAACAAGCTGGCTTCATATATTGGGAAGGTTGGGCTGGCTGTGGCTGCCCTCGTTCTTGCTGTTATGCTGATTCGGTACTTCACAGGAAACACACAAGATGACAGGGGAAACAGGGAGTTTAATGGCAGCAAGACAAAGTTTGATGATGTCCTGAATGCAGTGGTGAACATTGTTGCTGCTGCTGTCACTATCATAGTGGTGGCTATTCCGGAAGGCCTGCCTCTGGCTGTGACTCTAACTCTGGCTTATTCTATGAAGCGTATGATGGCTGATAATGCCATGGTCAGAAAACTATCTGCTTGTGAGACAATGGGCTCGGCTACAACAATCTGCACAGACAAAACAGGAACCCTTACATTAAACGAAATGAAAGTAACAGAGTTTTGGCTTGGAAAGGAAGCAGTGAAGGATGAATCTTCTTTGGATATGCAAGGTAATGTTCTCAAACTACTTCAGCAAGCCGTTGGTCTAAACACAACAGGCACAGTTTACAAACCAAATTCTGCATCAGTTCCTGAAATTTCTGGTAGCCCAACAGAGAAAGCAATACTTTCTTGGgctttttttaatttgggtATGAATATGGAGGAAGTTCAGAAAAATCATGAGATCATCCATGTAGAGGCTTTCAACTCTGTGAAAAAGAGAAGCGGTGTTTTGGTGAAGAGCAACAGTGAGAATACAACTCGTACTCACTGGAAGGGAGCTGCTGAGATGATACTGACCTCCTGTTCATCTTATTATGACAAAGCGGGGATGCTGAAAGCAATAGACGCAGAAGAAAGACTGCAGCTTGAGAGTATTATTAAGAATATGGCAGCAAAAAGCCTCCGATGCATTGCCTTTGCATACAAAGAAATGGGAGAAGAAAGCCGGCAGGTTCTTGAGAACCTTGAAGAAAACGGACTGATATTATTAGGATTAGTTGGCATGAAGGACCCGTGTCGACAGGGTGTCAGAACAGCTGTAGAATCTTGCAGAGCTGCTGGCGTGAACATCAAAATGATCACCGGTGACAATGTGAACACTGCAAGAGCTATAGCTATTGAATGCGGGATTCTCAATCCTGATGGGGATTTGGGTAATGAAGCTGTTTTAGAAGGGGTACAATTTAGAAATTACTCACCGGAAGAGAGAATGGAAAAGATCAATAAAATCAGTGTAATGGCCAGGTCATCCCCTTTTGACAAGCTTCTGATGGTGCAGTGCTTGAAGCAGAAAGGCCATGTGGTCGCAGTCACAGGTGATGGAACCAACGATGCACCTGCTCTAAAGGAAGCAGACATTGGGCTTTCCATGGGGATTCAAGGAACCGAAGTTGCAAAAGAGAGCTCAGATATAGTAATCTTGGACGATAATTTTGAATCTGTGGTGACAGTGTTGAGGTGGGGGAGGTGTGTGTACAACAACATTCAAAAGTTCCTTCAATTTCAACTCACAGTGAATGTCGCCGCCCTTGTCATCAACTTTGTTGCAGCTGTTTCCTCTGGTAAGATTCCATTGACTGCAGTCCAGCTATTATGGGTAAACTTAATAATGGACACCTTGGGAGCTTTAGCCTTGGCAACAGAGAAACCCAGTAATGATCTCATGGCAAAGCCGCCTGTTGGCCGATCAGAGCCACTTATAACCAGAATCATGTGGAGGAATCTCACTGCTCAGGCTTTGTACCAGATAACCATCTTACTGGTTTTACAGTTCAAAGGAAGGTCCATCTTTGGTGTAGACGAGAAGGTTAACAGCACCCTGatttttaatacttttgtcTTCTGCCAAGTTTTCAACGAATTTAATGCCAGGAAGCTGGAGAGGAAGAATATATTTACGGGGTTACTTGAGAACAAGTTGTTTTTAGCAATCATTGGAATTACCATAGTTCTTCAATCGGTAATGGTGGAGATTCTGAAGAGGTTTGCCAATACTGAGAGGCTGGACTGGGGGCAATGGGGTGCTTGCATTGGACTTGCAGCTTTGTCATGGCCAATTGGTTGGCTCGTCAAGTGCATTCCAGTTTCACCCAAGCTGTTGGCAAACCAAAGAGCTTCTGCATCCTGA